Proteins from one Agelaius phoeniceus isolate bAgePho1 chromosome 10, bAgePho1.hap1, whole genome shotgun sequence genomic window:
- the SCG2 gene encoding secretogranin-2 has translation MAESKTFQPGAACALTFFFVLIYWVDAASFQQHQLLQKDPDYAMKNLQRLPNPDMIKALEYIEDLRKQTNKGEGSPDYNSYQSLPYLLPQRESKDQLHLPDNVRDSLTEDESQWVKVMLEALRQAEKESKSGPKENKPYGLGSDNNFPAGVTDDYEAYKWPERWQKYLKMPLGHYEEGSRDSPFKRTNEIVEEQYTPQSLATLESVFQELGKMAGPSNHKKERLDEDQKLYTDDEDDVYKVNNIAYEDVVGGEDWNPIEEKVESQTQEEIKDSKEEIDKHEEEIDDEMKRSGKLSFLEDEIRRENKDQVSEDVSKLMNYYLKRLMGSAGNRKLRTGGELEEKRASMFLDKQLDPQAIAQLIEISRNLQIPPEDLLDMLKAGEKKQLQSERLEAEQEMEFPEDLDEITETNLGQSDIFKNNINSKNGYMKQPLIPENLPEDLNIEDIVSLLGNDNLANQNPSYLLNRLNQENDLPRLSYIPRRLKGHLFPKAAWMNDLERRQAEYEKLNEKDEELADYLAKVLAKYPEVINTNQMKRVPAAASESNLQEEEQLEQAIREHLNQLGPQEAAKLASLSKRLSMAGEADDTQTRQYLDEDMLAKVLEYLKQEKSELERDHITKRAMENM, from the coding sequence atgGCCGAAAGTAAAACcttccagcctggagcagcctgtgctctCACCTTTTTCTTTGTCCTAATCTATTGGGTTGATGCAGCCtccttccagcagcaccagctgcttcagaaaGACCCAGACTATGCAATGAAAAACCTACAAAGGCTCCCAAATCCCGACATGATCAAAGCGCTGGAATACATAGAGGACCTTCGCAAGCAAACCAACAAGGGAGAAGGCAGCCCTGACTACAACTCTTATCAAAGTCTCCCCTACCTCCTCCCACAGAGAGAAAGCAAGGACCAGCTTCACCTCCCAGATAATGTGAGGGATTCTTTGACTGAAGATGAGTCCCAGTGGGTTAAAGTGATGCTGGAAGCCTTGCGGCAAGCCGAGAAGGAGTCAAAATCTGGCCCAAAGGAGAATAAACCCTATGGTCTGGGCTCAGATAACAACTTTCCAGCTGGAGTAACTGATGATTACGAGGCTTACAAGTGGCCTGAGAGGTGGCAGAAGTACCTCAAGATGCCACTTGGGCACTATGAAGAGGGTTCCAGAGACAGTCCCTTCAAGCGTACCAACGAGATCGTGGAGGAGCAGTACACCCCCCAGAGCCTCGCCACCCTGGAGTCCGTGttccaggagctgggcaagatgGCAGGGCCCAGTAACCACAAGAAAGAAAGGCTGGATGAGGACCAGAAGTTGTATAcagatgatgaagatgatgtgTACAAAGTGAATAACATCGCGTATGAAGATGTGGTTGGAGGAGAAGACTGGAATCCCATAGAGGAAAAAGTGGAAAGCCAAACCCAGGAAGAGATAAAAGACAGCAAAGAGGAAATTGATAAACATGAAGAGGAGATTGACGACGAAATGAAAAGATCAGGAAAACTCAGCTTCCTTGAGGATGAaataagaagagaaaataaagatcAAGTGTCAGAGGACGTTTCAAAACTAATGAATTACTACCTGAAGAGGCTGATGGGTAGTGCTGGGAATAGGAAATTAAGGACTGGAGGAGAACTTGAGGAAAAAAGAGCATCCATGTTTTTGGATAAACAACTTGATCCTCAGGCTATAGCTCAGCTGATAGAAATCTCAAGGAATTTGCAAATTCCTCCTGAGGATTTGTTAGACATGTTGAAAGCTggagaaaaaaagcagcttCAGAGTGAAAGGTTGGAAGCTGAGCAGGAAATGGAATTCCCAGAAGACCTTGACGAGATAACTGAAACCAATCTAGGACAGAgtgatatatttaaaaataatataaactCTAAAAATGGGTACATGAAGCAGCCTCTTATTCCAGAAAATCTACCCGAAGACCTCAATATTGAAGATATTGTCAGCCTTCTGGGAAACGACAATTTAGCTAACCAGAATCCCTCCTACTTACTAAATCGTCTTAATCAAGAAAATGACTTGCCAAGACTGTCTTACATTCCCAGAAGATTGAAAGGGCACCTGTTCCCTAAAGCTGCCTGGATGAACGACTTGGAAAGGCGACAAGCGGAGTACGAGAAGCTGAATGAGAAGGATGAAGAGCTGGCTGATTACTTGGCAAAGGTGCTGGCAAAATACCCCGAGGTGATCAATACCAACCAGATGAAAAgagtccctgctgcagcttctgAGAGCAACctgcaggaagaggagcagctggagcaggccaTCCGAGAGCACCTCAACCAGCTGGGACCACAGGAGGCTGCCAAGCTGGCTTCGCTCAGCAAAAGGCTCTCCATGGCTGGGGAGGCTGATGACACACAAACCAGGCAGTACCTGGATGAGGATATGCTGGCAAAGGTGCTGGAGTACCTAAAACAGGAGAAATCAGAGCTTGAAAGAGATCACATCACCAAGCgagcaatggaaaacatgtAA